From the genome of Gymnogyps californianus isolate 813 chromosome 17, ASM1813914v2, whole genome shotgun sequence, one region includes:
- the MOCS3 gene encoding adenylyltransferase and sulfurtransferase MOCS3 isoform X1, with the protein MAGGAEAARLSAEISQREQELRGLRERLAAVLAGGAAGDGGAAGAAAFPGELPPLPAPASLSPADILRYSRQLVLPELGVRGQLLLARSSVLVVGCGGLGCPLAQYLAAAGVGRLGLVDHDVVETSNLHRQVLHGEARRGLPKAVSAAAALRLLNSRVQYVPYCGALSPRTALELVRQYDIVADCSDNVPTRYLVNDACVLAGKPLVSGSALRLEGQLVVYNYQGGPCYRCLFPKPPPPETVTNCADGGVLGVVPGIMGCIQALEVLKIASGMGSSFSQFMLMFDAREGRFRNIRLRPKKPDCAVCGDNPSVTCLQDYEAFCGSSATDKCGTLHLLSSKDRVSVEEYKKLLDEQVPHVLLDVRPQVEVDICRLVHAVHVPLSKLEEEDEEYLEYLGKRICEEKQRTNGQTSFPVYVVCKLGNDSQKAVRILQELPVKEFGSVLAKDIKGGLMAWASKIDPTFPQY; encoded by the exons ATGGCAGGCGGCGCGGAGGCGGCCCGGTTGAGCGCCGAGATCAGCCagcgggagcaggagctgcGCGGCTTGCGCGAGCGGCTGGCCGCCGTCCTGGCGGGGGGTGCTGCGGGCGACGGTGGGGCCGCC GGTGCCGCCGCCTTTCCCGGCGAGCTCCCCCCTCTGCCCGCCCCGGCCTCTCTGAGCCCCGCCGACATCCTGCGGTACAGCCGGCAGCTGGTGCTGCCCGAGCTGGGCGTGcgggggcagctgctgctggcccGCTCCTCCGTGCTCGTGGTGGGCTGCGGCGGCCTGGGCTGCCCCCTGGCCCAGTACCTGGCTGCCGCCGGTGTCGGCCGCCTGGGTCTGGTGGATCACGACGTGGTGGAGACGAGCAACCTGCACCGGCAGGTGCTGCACGGGGAGGCCCGCCGAGGGCTCCCCAAGGCCGTATCTGCCGCGGCAGCCCTGCGGCTGCTGAACTCCAGGGTGCAGTACGTGCCCTACTGCGGCGCCCTGAGCCCTCGCACTGCCCTAGAGCTGGTGCGGCAGTACGACATCGTCGCCGACTGCTCCGACAATGTTCCCACCAGGTACTTGGTGAACGACGCCTGTGTCCTGGCTGGGAAACCCCTGGTGTCCGGCAGTGCCCTCCGGCTGGAGGGGCAGCTAGTCGTGTACAACTACCAGGGAGGGCCCTGCTACAGGTGTCTCTTCCCCAAGCCCCCTCCACCAGAGACGGTGACTAACTGTGCGGATGGGGGAGTGCTGGGTGTCGTGCCAGGCATCATGGGGTGCATCCAGGCCTTGGAAGTGCTGAAGATTGCTTCGGGAATGGGATCCTCCTTCAGTCAGTTCATGCTGATGTTTGATGCCCGCGAAGGAAGATTTCGCAACATCAGGTTAAGACCAAAGAAACCAGACTGTGCTGTTTGTGGTGACAATCCATCTGTCACCTGCCTTCAGGATTATGAGGCATTTTGTGGTTCTTCTGCAACAGACAAGTGTGGGACTTTACATCTGCTGTCCAGTAAAGACAGGGTATCTGTAGAGGAATACAAAAAACTGTTGGATGAGCAAGTTCCTCATGTCTTGTTAGATGTTCGTCCGCAGGTAGAAGTGGATATCTGTCGCCTGGTACATGCTGTCCACGTTCCTTTGAGTAAATtagaagaagaagatgaagaataTCTGgaatatttaggaaaaagaatttgtgaagaaaagcagagaactAATGGCCAAACGTCTTTTCCTGTATATGTTGTTTGCAAATTAGGAAATGACTCCCAGAAGGCTGTAAGAATTCTGCAGGAGTTACCTGTCAAAGAATTTGGTTCTGTGTTAGCTAAGGATATTAAAGGGGGGCTCATGGCTTGGGCCAGTAAAATTGACCCAACGTTTCCTCAGTATTAG
- the KCNG1 gene encoding potassium voltage-gated channel subfamily G member 1, producing MTLLPGENSDYDYSALSCASDTSFNHTFFPETETLKGVFYQRAKLIHPQEDLLKGFHPYDRKHHIIINVGGIKYLLPWTTLDEFPLTRLGQLKFCNNFDDILNICDDYDVTCNEFFFDRNPGAFRTILTFLRVGKLRLLREMCALSFQEELLYWGIEEDNLDWCCKRRYLQKMEEFTEINEREDDLIENETTGETVEETKIGLCMKKLQDMVERPQSGLPGKVFACLSVLFVTITAVNLSISTMPDLREEEEKGECSQMCYNIFIVESVCVAWFSLEFLLRFIQAKSKFAFLRRPLTLIDIIAILPYYITLLVDTTSVGYKKPSSGSIYLDKVGLVLRILRALRILYVMRLARHSLGLQTLGLTARRCTREFGLLLLFLCVAIALFAPLLYVIENEMADSQEFTSIPACYWWAVITMTTVGYGDMVPRSIPGQVVALSSILSGILLMAFPVTSIFHTFSRSYIELKQEQERIMYRRAQFLLKTKSQISNASQGSDILFPSISSETRDNE from the exons ATGACTCTTCTACCTGGAGAAAATTCCGACTATGACTATAGTGCCCTGAGCTGTGCTTCAGATACTTCCTTCAACCACACTTTCTTTCCAGAAACGGAAACCCTTAAGGGAGTCTTTTACCAAAGAGCCAAGCTAATTCACCCTCAAGAGGATCTCCTGAAAGGCTTTCACCCTTATGATCGGAAGCATCATATTATTATAAATGTAGGGGGCATTAAGTATTTGCTCCCATGGACCACACTTGATGAATTCCCATTGACACGTTTGGGACAACTAAAATTCTGTAATAATTTTGACGACATTCTAAACATCTGTGATGATTACGATGTGACATGTAATGAATTCTTTTTCGACCGCAACCCAGGGGCATTCAGGACAATCCTGACCTTTTTGCGGGTTGGAAAACTTCGGCTCTTGCGTGAGATGTGTGCACTGTCTTTCCAAGAGGAGCTGCTCTACTGGGGAATTGAGGAAGACAACTTGGACTGGTGTTGTAAAAGGAGGTATCTGCAAAAAATGGAGGagtttacagaaataaatgaacgGGAGGATGACCTcatagaaaatgaaacaacaggTGAAACAGTAGAGGAGACAAAAATTGGCTTGTGCATGAAAAAGTTGCAAGACATGGTGGAAAGGCCCCAGTCTGGCCTCCCTGGAAAggtgtttgcttgtttgtctgttttatttgtaaCTATTACAGCAGTGAACTTATCCATCAGCACCATGCCTGAcctgagggaggaggaggaaaag GGTGAGTGTTCCCAGATGTGCtacaatattttcattgtgGAGTCTGTCTGTGTGGCATGGTTTTCCCTGGAGTTCCTGCTCAGATTCATCCAGGCAAAGAGCAAGTTTGCATTTTTGCGGAGACCATTAACCCTGATAGACATAATAGCCATTCTGCCATACTACATCACTTTGCTAGTAGACACCACTTCAGTGGGCTATAAAAAGCCCAGCTCTGGGAGCATCTACCTGGACAAAGTAGGTCTGGTCCTCCGTATTCTCCGTGCCTTGAGGATTCTCTACGTCATGCGGCTGGCCAGGCactccctggggctgcagacTCTGGGGCTGACCGCTCGCAGGTGCACCCGGGAGTTTGGTCTcttgctgctcttcctctgcGTGGCCATCGCACTGTTTGCACCGCTCCTGTATGTCATTGAGAACGAGATGGCAGACTCGCAGGAGTTTACCAGCATCCCCGCGTGCTACTGGTGGGCTGTCATCACCATGACCACGGTAGGCTACGGAGATATGGTTCCCAGAAGCATCCCTGGCCAAGTGGTGGCACTAAGCAGCATACTGAGTGGCATCCTCCTCATGGCATTTCCAGTCACCTCCATCTTCCACACGTTTTCACGCTCCTACATTGAGCTAAagcaagaacaggaaagaataaTGTACAGGAGAGCACagttcttattaaaaacaaagtctcAGATAAGCAATGCATCACAAGGGAGTGATATTTTATTCCCCAGTATCTCTTCTGAGACTAGGGACAATGAATGA
- the MOCS3 gene encoding adenylyltransferase and sulfurtransferase MOCS3 isoform X2 — MAGGAEAARLSAEISQREQELRGLRERLAAVLGAAAATEEGAAAFPGELPPLPAPASLSPADILRYSRQLVLPELGVRGQLLLARSSVLVVGCGGLGCPLAQYLAAAGVGRLGLVDHDVVETSNLHRQVLHGEARRGLPKAVSAAAALRLLNSRVQYVPYCGALSPRTALELVRQYDIVADCSDNVPTRYLVNDACVLAGKPLVSGSALRLEGQLVVYNYQGGPCYRCLFPKPPPPETVTNCADGGVLGVVPGIMGCIQALEVLKIASGMGSSFSQFMLMFDAREGRFRNIRLRPKKPDCAVCGDNPSVTCLQDYEAFCGSSATDKCGTLHLLSSKDRVSVEEYKKLLDEQVPHVLLDVRPQVEVDICRLVHAVHVPLSKLEEEDEEYLEYLGKRICEEKQRTNGQTSFPVYVVCKLGNDSQKAVRILQELPVKEFGSVLAKDIKGGLMAWASKIDPTFPQY; from the exons ATGGCAGGCGGCGCGGAGGCGGCCCGGTTGAGCGCCGAGATCAGCCagcgggagcaggagctgcGCGGCTTGCGCGAGCGGCTGGCCGCCGTCCTG GGTGCCGCCGCGGCTACCGAGGAGGGTGCCGCCGCCTTTCCCGGCGAGCTCCCCCCTCTGCCCGCCCCGGCCTCTCTGAGCCCCGCCGACATCCTGCGGTACAGCCGGCAGCTGGTGCTGCCCGAGCTGGGCGTGcgggggcagctgctgctggcccGCTCCTCCGTGCTCGTGGTGGGCTGCGGCGGCCTGGGCTGCCCCCTGGCCCAGTACCTGGCTGCCGCCGGTGTCGGCCGCCTGGGTCTGGTGGATCACGACGTGGTGGAGACGAGCAACCTGCACCGGCAGGTGCTGCACGGGGAGGCCCGCCGAGGGCTCCCCAAGGCCGTATCTGCCGCGGCAGCCCTGCGGCTGCTGAACTCCAGGGTGCAGTACGTGCCCTACTGCGGCGCCCTGAGCCCTCGCACTGCCCTAGAGCTGGTGCGGCAGTACGACATCGTCGCCGACTGCTCCGACAATGTTCCCACCAGGTACTTGGTGAACGACGCCTGTGTCCTGGCTGGGAAACCCCTGGTGTCCGGCAGTGCCCTCCGGCTGGAGGGGCAGCTAGTCGTGTACAACTACCAGGGAGGGCCCTGCTACAGGTGTCTCTTCCCCAAGCCCCCTCCACCAGAGACGGTGACTAACTGTGCGGATGGGGGAGTGCTGGGTGTCGTGCCAGGCATCATGGGGTGCATCCAGGCCTTGGAAGTGCTGAAGATTGCTTCGGGAATGGGATCCTCCTTCAGTCAGTTCATGCTGATGTTTGATGCCCGCGAAGGAAGATTTCGCAACATCAGGTTAAGACCAAAGAAACCAGACTGTGCTGTTTGTGGTGACAATCCATCTGTCACCTGCCTTCAGGATTATGAGGCATTTTGTGGTTCTTCTGCAACAGACAAGTGTGGGACTTTACATCTGCTGTCCAGTAAAGACAGGGTATCTGTAGAGGAATACAAAAAACTGTTGGATGAGCAAGTTCCTCATGTCTTGTTAGATGTTCGTCCGCAGGTAGAAGTGGATATCTGTCGCCTGGTACATGCTGTCCACGTTCCTTTGAGTAAATtagaagaagaagatgaagaataTCTGgaatatttaggaaaaagaatttgtgaagaaaagcagagaactAATGGCCAAACGTCTTTTCCTGTATATGTTGTTTGCAAATTAGGAAATGACTCCCAGAAGGCTGTAAGAATTCTGCAGGAGTTACCTGTCAAAGAATTTGGTTCTGTGTTAGCTAAGGATATTAAAGGGGGGCTCATGGCTTGGGCCAGTAAAATTGACCCAACGTTTCCTCAGTATTAG